A single genomic interval of Gossypium raimondii isolate GPD5lz chromosome 11, ASM2569854v1, whole genome shotgun sequence harbors:
- the LOC105804566 gene encoding germin-like protein subfamily 1 member 11, with protein sequence MKGVQHFLVFFSLLILGVTLASASDPSPLQDFCVALNSTKHAVFVNGKLCKDPKLATADDFFFSGLDKPGNTSNAVGSRVTPVNVDQIPGLNTLGISLVRIDYAPNGGQNPPHTHPRATEILVVTKGTLYVGFVTSNPDNRLFTKVLKTGDVFVFPVGLIHFQFNIGKTNAIAFAGLSSQNPGVITIANAVFGSNPAINSEVLAKAFKLDKKMVEYLQTQF encoded by the exons ATGAAGGGAGTTCAAcatttccttgtatttttttcCCTATTGATATTGGGTGTCACATTAGCCTCAGCCTCAGATCCTAGCCCTCTTCAGGACTTTTGTGTTGCACTCAATAGCACCAAGCATGCTG TATTTGTAAATGGGAAGTTGTGCAAGGATCCAAAACTTGCCACAGcagatgatttcttcttttctggTCTTGATAAACCAGGAAACACATCCAATGCAGTGGGATCAAGAGTTACTCCTGTTAATGTTGATCAAATACCGGGACTTAACACTCTTGGTATATCATTGGTTCGAATCGACTATGCACCTAATGGTGGTCAAAACCCTCCTCACACGCACCCTCGCGCCACAGAAATCCTAGTTGTGACAAAGGGTACACTCTATGTTGGCTTTGTAACATCGAACCCCGATAACCGATTATTTACCAAAGTACTGAAGACAGGCGATGTGTTTGTTTTCCCTGTTGGCCTCATTCACTTCCAGTTCAATATCGGGAAGACCAATGCCATTGCCTTTGCTGGTCTCAGCAGCCAAAACCCAGGAGTTATAACTATAGCCAATGCTGTTTTTGGTTCCAACCCAGCCATCAATAGTGAAGTCCTTGCTAAGGCCTTCAAACTTGATAAGAAAATGGTGGAATATCTTCAAACTCAGTTCTGA